The sequence ACGCCACGGCCGGGCTCAGGGAAGCGGAAGCGAGGGAAGCGGTCAGGACGGCGGCACCGCCGAGAGCGAGGGCGATTCTTCGACGCATGGGGACTCCTCCAGGGACCGGGGGAAAGAAACACACCGTGCGCCGAGTGTGCGGGGCGGTGCGCGGCGGGTCCAGATTTGTCCGGTCTTCTGTCCGGAATTCGCGGGAGCGAACGTCTGTCCACTGCGGACTGAGGGCGTGTTTTCACTGCGGGGCAACGGATTCCGGGCACACGAAGAAGCGCGAGCCGGGCTCACCCGTCCGCGCCGACGAAGGTCTGGACCAAGTACAGCACGGCGGGACGGCCGCCGGGCCCAACCGGAGACCGCCGGGCAGCGAACGTGCACGACCGTCCCTCGCCGGTCGGATCGTGTTTCCTATAGGATCCTGCGCCGGCGGGCATGAAGACCTCGGCCGCCGCACCGCCGGAAAACCGCGCGCACGACACCGTCCGGCCACCCGGGAAATGGGTGGCCGGACGGTTCCGTGCCCGAATCAGATTTCGTCGACCTGGTAGGTGACCACCCGCGCCGGCACGAGCAGCGCGCCCGAACATTCCGCGACCGCCGGGCCGAATCCGTACGGCACGAAATCCCCGGCCACGAACCAGAACGCGTTGCCGTTCGCGCAGTGCGCGATCACGCGGTAGCCGTACCCCTCACCGGGGTAGCAGCTGACCGAAACGCCCTGTCCGAACAGGGTTCCGTAGCGCTCGCCGAAGCAGCCGGGTGGCGCGAAGTCGCCGCCGGCCGCGGCCGCGGGCACGACCGTCAGACCGAACAGCGAAAACAAAGCGACCCCGAGAACCGCCAATTTCCTTCGCATGACCACTCCTCAGCGCGGAGAAACCCGACGTGGATTAGCGTAGAAGTGCGGAAGAATTACCGGCAATTCATCGGGCCAGTGAATCCGCGTGCAGCGGAAAGTCACGACGCTGCTCCATCCGGGCTAGCCCGCGACCCTGGACGGATGGCGCATTTCCTCAATGGCTGACGCAAACCCGGTTCCGGCCCGAGTTCTTCGCCGCGTAAACGGCCTTGTCGGCGGCGCCGAGCACCTCGTCCACCCGGTCACCCGCGGCGGGGTGGACCGCCACCCCGATCGACACCGACAGCCCGGCGACCGCGGTCCCGTCGGCCAGCGTGACCGACAGCCCGCCGACCGCGTCGCGGATCCGCTCGGCGACCGCCACCGAATGGACCGGCCCGATCCCGGGCAGCAGCACGACGAACTCCTCCCCGCCGAACCGGCCGACCGAGTCGTAGACCCGCACTTCGCCCCGGACGGCTTCGGCGACCGCGCGCAGGACGTCGTCGCCCGCCAGGTGCCCGTAGGTGTCGTTCACGCGCTTGAAGTGGTCGAGGTCGATCATCAGGATCCCGCAGTCGCCCCCGCCGCGCGCCGCCCGGCCCAGCTCGGCCTCGGCCCGCGCCCGCCATTCCGCGATGGTGAGCAGCCCGGTCTTCGGGTCGCGGGCCCGCAGTTCCAGCCGCCGCCCGAGCTCACCGCGGTGCAGCAGGACGACCGGCGGCACGAGCAGCGGGACCAGCCACGGCCGGGTGACCAGCAGCGCGGCGGCCACCGCGCCGAGGCACAGCGTCGCGGCGTCGAGCAGGTTCTCCGGCACCGACCCGGCGAACGACAGGAACGGGCGCGCCGGCTCGTGCAGCTTGAACCCGATCATCACCAGCACGGTGTTGACCAGCACGAACGCCGCGGCGGCAGCGATCGTCCCCAGCGGCCCGCCACCGTCCAGCCCGGCGACCGCGTGCGCGGCGTAGATCGTGACCACGTGGGTCGCGACCGAGCACGCGGCCCGGTAGCGCCGGGCGCCCGGCACCCCGCCCGCCGTGCGCACCCAGAGGTGCCCGTAGACGAGGACGGCGAGCACGGAGGCGAGCAACGGCGGCATCGAAAGCGCCGCCGCGAACAGCCACACCGAGATGACGCTGATGTGCGGGTTGCTGGACAGGAACCGCCGCATCCGCTCGGCCTTCGCCGACAGCTCGGCTTGGCCGATCGCGCAGCCGAGCACGATGGCGAAGAAGAGCCAGTCCCGCGGGGCGGGCGCCGCGGACGGCACGAACACCGGCAGCCCGACGGCAGTGGCCTCGACCAGCAGGTAGTAGGGCAGGACACCGGGCGGCGCGGCGCGCAGGCGGTCCGGACGCGCCGGGTTCGCGACGTCCGGCGGCGTGCGCCGGGATTCCCGGTGCTGATCCACTTTCCCTCCCGTGGCCGTGGATCGGCCGGGCTCCCCCGCCCGGCGCCACCCACGATAGGCGCACCGGGCCGCCCGCGGGAACGAACACGCGAAAGTCCGAAAAGGACGGTCAGCGCGCGAACGCCGTCAGGAAGCGGTCGCGGAAGGAGTCCATCTTCCACACCGGGGCCGCCGCGCCCGGGTGCAGGCCGTCCTGCCAGCCCCAGCCCGAGATCCGGTCGAGCACCTTTGGGTCCTTCGCCACGATGGTGATCGGCACGTCGTGCACCGCGCCCTGCGGGGTCACCACCGGCGGCTGGTGGTCGCCGAGGAAGACCAGGACCAGGTCGTCGCCGCCGTAGTGCTGGACGAACGAGATCAGCGTCTTCAGCGAGTAGTCGGTGGCGTCGCGGTAGGCGTCGCGGATCTTCGCGGGGTCCTTCCAGACCGACTCCGGGGCCTCGCCCGCGGCCGGCATCGGGGCGAACACCGAGCCGTCGCCGACCTGGTTCCAGTCGACCAGCCAGGGGCGGGGCGACCACGGGGCGTGGCTGGACACGAGGTCGACCTCGGCCATCACCGGACCGCCCTTGGCGAGCTCCTTGCGCTGCAGCATGGACATCGTGAACTGGTCGGGCATGGTGGCGTAGGCGAAGCCCGGGCCGTGGTAGCCGACGCCACGGGCGTCGTAGTAGGCGTCCGGGTGGTAAAACCGCTGCCCCTCGGGCCAGTCCTTGGTGTGCGCGGGCACGTCCCACACGGTCCGCCAGCCCGCGCGCTGGAACGCGCCGCCGAGGGTGAGCCGGTCGCCGGCGAGGAGGTCGTTGTAGCGCTGCTGGTTGTCGATCCACATGCCCGACTGCACCGTCGAGTGGGCCAGCCAGCTGCCGCCGCCGAACGTCGAGGACGACAGGAACGCGCTCCTCGCACCGATGCCCGCCGCGCGCAGCTCCGCGGTGCCCGCGTCGAGCGTCGCGCCGATCTTCGGGCCGAAAGCCGGGTCGTCGAGCGCGACGCGGCCGTAGCTCTCGACGAAGGTGAGCACGACGTTCTTGCCGCGCAGGCCGTTCAGCAGCTGGTCGCCGGGGGTGGTGCGGAACGCGTCCACCGCGGCCACCTCGCCGAACGGGCGCTGCTCCCGCAGGCCGGCCCCCACCTGCCGGAGGTCGCCGTAGGCCAGCGCGACGGCGCTCTGGGCGGCCACCGGCTGACCCGGCGCGCTTTCGACGCCGAACACCGAGCAGCCGATCCAGACGACCGCGAGCACCGCCACGACCCGGGTCGCCGCGGTCCGGCGCCCGGCGGCGACCCGCGACAGGCGCAGCGCGGCCAGGACCATGAACACCACGACGGCCACCGCGAGCACACCGGCCCCGACGAGCACGGCGACGGTGGCCGCGTCCCCGATCTGGCCGGCCAGGAACTCGACCCCGGCGTGGAAGAAGCTCCAGTCGTAGACGGGGTCGAACGGCTTCTCGAGAGTGGCGTAGAACCCGGTGTCGAGCGCCTTCATCAGGGTCAGGAGCCCCAGCACCAGACCGAAGAGTGCGGCGACGACGCTGCGCGCCCGCGGCGGCAGGACCAGCACGAACGCGGCGACGACGACGCCCTCCACCGGCACCCGCACGAGCGCACCGGCCGAAAACGCGGTGAGGTCGTCCGGCGCGAGGAGCCCGAACAGCACGAGCAGCGCGGCGAGCGCGGTGAGCACCCCGCCCGCGACGCCGTGCCGCCGGCCGAGCCGGGGCAGGCCGAAGTCGGGCAGGGGCGCGGCCGGGGCGGTTCTTCCAAGCATGGCGGAGCCTCACGTCATCGTTCGCGGCGGTGACCACCCGGCCCGTGCGGCGGGACCGGCGATCCTCACCCGGTATACGAGCCACGGCCACGGGCGGTTCACGCGGGGCCCGCAGGGCGGGGTTTCGGCACAGTCGCGCGGCCAGGCCCGCTGCCGCCGGCGACCGGCCCGCCCACGTCTTGAATGAGTCATTCAGGTCTTCGGAGGTCCTGAACGACCAAGGCCGGGTAGTTAGGGCGTTGGGTGTGGTGTCAACCCCCTGACACAGGGCAACGGAGCTTCCGCTAGAACATCGTCGACCAAGATCAACGTTCGGCGGGAGCTCCGTTGTCCGCGCAGTCTGTCATAACCCGGATCACCCGCACCGCGAGCGGGGTCTTCGCCCCCGGCCACCTCGGTGAACTCACCCAGATCGTGCCCTTCGAGATAGTCGATGCCGTGCTGGCCGAGCCGGTCCCGGCGACCCAGCGACGAGTGCGGCTGCTGCCGGCCCGGGTCACGGTGTATTTCCTGCTGGCGATGGGACTGTTCCCCGAACGCGGCTACCGCGGGGTGTTCTCGGCACTGACCGCCGGGCTGGCCGAGCTGAGGCTGGTGACCCCGACAGCCTCGGCGTTGCGCCAGGCCCGCCGCCGGGTCGGCGCCCGGCCGCTGGCGGCGTTGTTCGAGCTGCTGGCCGGCCCCATCGCCTGGCCACGCAGCCCGGGGGTCTGCTGGCGCGGGCTGCGGCCGGTGGCGATCGACGGGACCGGCATCGCCATCCCCGACAGCGAACCCAACCGGGCCTGGACCGGCAAGACCCGCACCGCGTCCCACCCCGACGCCGGGTATCCGCTGCTGCGGCTGGTGGCCCTGGTCGAATGCGGGACCCGCGCCCTGATCGGGGCGGTGTTCGGCAGCCCCGCCCAGGGGGAACTGGCCTACGCAGGCAGGCTCACCGACCGGCTACGCCCGGGGATGGTGCTGCTGGGCGACCGCAACTTCGACGACGCCACCTTCATCGCCGGCACCGCCCGCTCCGGCGCGGACCTGCTGATCCGGCTCAAAGCCAACCGGCGCCCACCCCTGACCGGCCGCCACCGGGACGGATCGATCACCTCGATCATCGGCCGGGTGCCCGTCCGCATCATCGAAGCCCGCATCACCGTCACCGGGGCGGACGGCTCCCGCCGCACCGAGCACTACCGGCTGGTCACCACCCTGCTCGACCCCGACCGCCATCCCGCTGCGGAACTGCTCGAGCTCTACCACCAGCGCTGGGAAATCGAATCGGCCTTCCTCGCGCTCAAAGACACCCTCTCCGGCGGCCGGGTCCTGCGCTCCCAGACCCCGGCCGGAGCCGAACAGGAACTCTGGGCACTGCTGGCCACCTACCAGATTCTGCGGATCGCGATGACCGACGCCACCGGCACCCGGCCCGGCACCGACCCCGACCGGGCCGGATTCAGCGTCGCCCTGCACGCCGCCCGCGACCAGATCATCACCGCCCGCTCCGTCATCGCCGACACCCACATCGACCTCGTCGGCACCATCGGCCGCCAGATCCTGGCCGGCCTGCTCCCCGCACGCCGGGCACGGACCTGCCCACGGAAAGTCAAACGACCCCTGTCCAAATACGCCTACACGAAGCCCCGCCAGCCCCGCGCCTGCCTCAAGATCACCATCAACGTCACCGTCACCGACGCTGCAACAAGCCCCTTGACACGACCCACCCCGCCCTAACTACCCGGCCTTGCCTGAACGACTCATTCAAGACGTTCGGCCGCCGCGGCCCGGGCGGTTCACGCGGGGCCCGCGGCCCTACCCCGAACCCCGTGGCCCAAACCCCGCGCACCGCCTTTCACCCGCAGAAACACCGGAAATCCCCGCGACGGGTGCCTAGTGGTTGCGGGCCTCCGGAGCCGGTGTTCTCCTCGGGACGACCGATGATCGAATTCCGGACGGAGGCAGGACGGATGAACCTGTTCGACAAGGCCAAGGAAGCGCTCGGGCAGCACCCGGAGCAGGCCGATCAGGGTGTCGACAAGGCCGCCGAAGCCGCCAAGCAGCGGTTCGGCGAGCACTCCGACAAGATCGACCAGGGCTCCGACAAGGTGAAGGACTTCCTGCACAAGCAGGGCGGCGGGCAGCAGGACGCGCCGCCGCAGTGACCGGCCGCCGGTGAAACCCAGCCGTCCGGGGGAAGCACGCTTCACGTCCCCCGCGGCTGGGTACCACCGGCTCCGTGGTCGCCACCTACCTCGTCCCCGTCCGCACCGCCCTCCTCCTCTTCCCCTTCCTCGCGCTGGCCGTCATGCTGCCGGCCGCGTTCGTCAGCTACCGCCGCCGCGGCCGCGCCGGCGGGTGGCAGACCTTCGTCTTCTACGCGTTCCTCTTCTACCTGCTGGCGATCGCGACGCAGACGGTGCTCCCGCTGCCCGCCGATCCGGCGTACTGCGCGGGACACACGTATGCGAGTTCTCCGCAGTTGCGGCCGTTCTACTTCGTCGAAGTGGTCTCGCAGCGCGCCCGCGGGCACTGGAGCCCCGGCGCGCTGCTGCACAACCCGGCGGTCTGGACCACGGCGCTCAACGTCGTGATGCTCGCGCCGCTCGGCTTCTACGTCCGGTACGCGCAACGGATGCGGCTCGTGCCCGCGACCCTCATCGGCTTCGGCGTTTCCCTGTTCTTCGAGCTGACGCAGCTGACCGGCCTGTGGTTCGTCTACCCGTGCCCGTACCGGCTGTTCAGCGTCGACGACCTCATCCTCAACACGGCGGGCGTCGTCGCCGGCTGGCTGCTCGCCGGTCCGCTCGGGCGCCTGCTGCCCGCCCTCGAACCGGAGCACGACCGGCGCCGCTACGCCGCGAAGGTCACCTTCACCCGGCGGCTCTTCGCGCTGGCCACCGACCTGCTCGGGTTCGCCGCGCTGCTCGGGTTCCTCTTCGGCCTGCTCACGCTGTTCGGCGAGGACCTGCGCCACCGCGACACGCCGGTGGTGATCCTCGCCCTCGTCTGGTTCGTGGTGCTGCCCGCGGTGACCGGCTCGACACCCGGGAAGCGCGCCATGCTGCTGCGGGTGACGCGGCGGGGCGGCCGCCGGGCCGGACCGGTCTCGCTGCTGGTCCGCAACGGCGTCCTGCTCTCCCCGCTGTGGCTCGCGTGGTGGCTGCTGGACCTCGACCGCTGGGACCTCGGCACGCACCCGGAGCAGCTGCTCCTGCCCGTCGCGCTGGCCGCGTCGGTGTTCGTGGTGGGGGTCTGGACGCCGCTGGCGGTGCTGCTCGACGACGAGCACCGCGCCCCCTACGAACGGCTGACCCGCACGGTGAACACCGCCATCGTGCCGCCCGGCGCCGAGCCGCCCGGACCGCCCGCGGAACCGCGGTCCCGGCAGCCTGTCCTCAAAGGACGGTGAACGGGCACCGCGCTGCCCGCGGCGGGCGGCTTTGGTAGATTGCCCCTGGAACGGGTTGAGCCGCCAGCCCGTGTCCCGATCCCCGATCTGGAGTCTTCATGACCACCGACGCAGCGCGGCCACGGCAGCGGTACTCCGGCGACGGCTGGTCCCTGGACAGCTCCGAAGACGGTGACCTGAGCGTTTACACCCTGCGTGGTGAGTTCGACTTCGCGGTCTCCGCCAAGCTCGCGGACCTGGT is a genomic window of Amycolatopsis lexingtonensis containing:
- a CDS encoding sensor domain-containing diguanylate cyclase, which produces MDQHRESRRTPPDVANPARPDRLRAAPPGVLPYYLLVEATAVGLPVFVPSAAPAPRDWLFFAIVLGCAIGQAELSAKAERMRRFLSSNPHISVISVWLFAAALSMPPLLASVLAVLVYGHLWVRTAGGVPGARRYRAACSVATHVVTIYAAHAVAGLDGGGPLGTIAAAAAFVLVNTVLVMIGFKLHEPARPFLSFAGSVPENLLDAATLCLGAVAAALLVTRPWLVPLLVPPVVLLHRGELGRRLELRARDPKTGLLTIAEWRARAEAELGRAARGGGDCGILMIDLDHFKRVNDTYGHLAGDDVLRAVAEAVRGEVRVYDSVGRFGGEEFVVLLPGIGPVHSVAVAERIRDAVGGLSVTLADGTAVAGLSVSIGVAVHPAAGDRVDEVLGAADKAVYAAKNSGRNRVCVSH
- a CDS encoding sulfatase gives rise to the protein MLGRTAPAAPLPDFGLPRLGRRHGVAGGVLTALAALLVLFGLLAPDDLTAFSAGALVRVPVEGVVVAAFVLVLPPRARSVVAALFGLVLGLLTLMKALDTGFYATLEKPFDPVYDWSFFHAGVEFLAGQIGDAATVAVLVGAGVLAVAVVVFMVLAALRLSRVAAGRRTAATRVVAVLAVVWIGCSVFGVESAPGQPVAAQSAVALAYGDLRQVGAGLREQRPFGEVAAVDAFRTTPGDQLLNGLRGKNVVLTFVESYGRVALDDPAFGPKIGATLDAGTAELRAAGIGARSAFLSSSTFGGGSWLAHSTVQSGMWIDNQQRYNDLLAGDRLTLGGAFQRAGWRTVWDVPAHTKDWPEGQRFYHPDAYYDARGVGYHGPGFAYATMPDQFTMSMLQRKELAKGGPVMAEVDLVSSHAPWSPRPWLVDWNQVGDGSVFAPMPAAGEAPESVWKDPAKIRDAYRDATDYSLKTLISFVQHYGGDDLVLVFLGDHQPPVVTPQGAVHDVPITIVAKDPKVLDRISGWGWQDGLHPGAAAPVWKMDSFRDRFLTAFAR
- a CDS encoding IS4 family transposase, which codes for MSAQSVITRITRTASGVFAPGHLGELTQIVPFEIVDAVLAEPVPATQRRVRLLPARVTVYFLLAMGLFPERGYRGVFSALTAGLAELRLVTPTASALRQARRRVGARPLAALFELLAGPIAWPRSPGVCWRGLRPVAIDGTGIAIPDSEPNRAWTGKTRTASHPDAGYPLLRLVALVECGTRALIGAVFGSPAQGELAYAGRLTDRLRPGMVLLGDRNFDDATFIAGTARSGADLLIRLKANRRPPLTGRHRDGSITSIIGRVPVRIIEARITVTGADGSRRTEHYRLVTTLLDPDRHPAAELLELYHQRWEIESAFLALKDTLSGGRVLRSQTPAGAEQELWALLATYQILRIAMTDATGTRPGTDPDRAGFSVALHAARDQIITARSVIADTHIDLVGTIGRQILAGLLPARRARTCPRKVKRPLSKYAYTKPRQPRACLKITINVTVTDAATSPLTRPTPP
- a CDS encoding antitoxin, with translation MNLFDKAKEALGQHPEQADQGVDKAAEAAKQRFGEHSDKIDQGSDKVKDFLHKQGGGQQDAPPQ
- a CDS encoding VanZ family protein yields the protein MVATYLVPVRTALLLFPFLALAVMLPAAFVSYRRRGRAGGWQTFVFYAFLFYLLAIATQTVLPLPADPAYCAGHTYASSPQLRPFYFVEVVSQRARGHWSPGALLHNPAVWTTALNVVMLAPLGFYVRYAQRMRLVPATLIGFGVSLFFELTQLTGLWFVYPCPYRLFSVDDLILNTAGVVAGWLLAGPLGRLLPALEPEHDRRRYAAKVTFTRRLFALATDLLGFAALLGFLFGLLTLFGEDLRHRDTPVVILALVWFVVLPAVTGSTPGKRAMLLRVTRRGGRRAGPVSLLVRNGVLLSPLWLAWWLLDLDRWDLGTHPEQLLLPVALAASVFVVGVWTPLAVLLDDEHRAPYERLTRTVNTAIVPPGAEPPGPPAEPRSRQPVLKGR